The following is a genomic window from Thermocrinis jamiesonii.
CGCTTTTACTTCTGTGATAGGAGCACTAAAATATGCACCACAGCTTGGGATAGACAAAGACATAGCGGGCGCATACGTGATAGGAAGAAAAGCTTTAGGTTTTAAGGAAGAAATCCCAGAGAACTATCTAAAACTTCTTTCAGACAAGGAATACTTGGAGTATGCAATCTGCACTTACGAAAAGAAAGAAAAAGAGCTAAAAGAAAAACTCAAGAAAGAGACAAACCAATACAAAAGAAATGCCATAAACTCTGAGCTAAAGCAAGTTCAGAAGGCAAAGGACTTGCTTTTAGAAAAACTTAAAAGCCTTCAGGACGAGCCAAGTTCCTGTGAGGGAGCCAACGGAAGGAATCCCAAGCAAGGAGGGACTAAAAAAGTCTCTCAAAGTGCTTGGCAAGTTCTGAAGGCAGCCCTCCTCTTCCCTGTTCTTGGAAAGATTCTACCAAGGGACCTTTCTCCTCTGAAGCCTTTATTGGTGGAAGGGGCGTGGGACAGGGTGAGGAGAAGGTTAGTTCCCTTAGAGGTTGGGGGGACGTCCCAATGAGGGATTTTTCAAACAGCCTCAGCAGTGGTAGCATCCCACCTGGCTATATGAAGAAGTAGCCAAGAGACCAACTCCTCTTCTATAAATTTCTGAACTTCCTTTGGCTCTTTATGCTTTCTCCACCGTTCCAAAAGTTCGCCTATTCTTTTTCTCATGCTGTCGTGTTCTGCTTTGTGCATGGGATAGGCAAAAAATTCTGCTTCTCTCATCAACTCCTCTTCCGTTGTGAAGTGATCCTCTATGTCCTGAATCAAAAGCTGGAGCAGTTGATCTACCACATCTGCGTTTCCCTCTTGGCAAGCTTGATGAAGCTCGTTTATAATCTCCAGCTCATCCTCGTGCAATGCATTCATTATCGCATTGGAAACCATCGGCAAGTCCTCTTTTCTTAACACCATCCTCAACACCTCCTTAAGTTAGTAAGTATAAACTTACTTATTAGAAAAAAGATGACAAAGCTCACGTTTTGATAAAATCTTTGGTGCCATGGGAGAGATTTTTATAGTAGGTCTTGGTAGAATGGGGCAAGGAATAGGGAGGAGGCTTGTTAGGTTTGGACACAAGGTCGGGGGCTTTGATGTAAATCAGAAGAGTAGGGAAGAGGCAAGTGGATATTTCTCAGTTTTTGATAGTTTGTCCTATGTGAAAGAGTTCTTTGAGGGAAGAAAGGTGGTTTGGCTTATGGTTCCTCACGGTGTGGTAGATGAAGCAATAAAAGAGATCGTGCCATACCTTGACAAAGAAGACATTCTAATAGACGGTGGAAACTCTTACTACAAAGATTCACAAAGAAGGTATGAAGAGCTAAAAAGCAAAGGGATTTACTTTTTGGACGTGGGGGTAAGCGGTGGAGTGTATGGAGAGGAGCTGGGATACTGTCTTATGGTGGGAGGGGACAAAAACGCTTTTGAGTTTGTGGAACCTATGTTGAAGGACCTTTCTTACGAAGGAAGGGGTTATGCCTACCTTGGTCCTTCTGGAGCGGGACACTTTGCTAAGATGGTTCATAACGGCATAGAGTATGCCATAATGGAAGCTATAGGAGAAGGCTTTGAACTGCTAAAAGAGAGTGGTTTTAATTACGACCTTAAGGAAATCGCAAGAATTTACAACACGGGAAGCGTTATAAGGTCTTGGCTTATGGAACTTGTCCAAAAATCCTTTGAGGAATTTGGAGAGCTTGAAAACATAAAGCCCTACGTAGAAGATACTGGAGAAGGTAGATGGACTACTTTGGAAGCTGTGGATTTGGGAGTGCCTGTGCCAGTTATAGCCCTTTCACTTTTCATGCGCTTCAGATCCAGACAAGAAAACTCTTTTAGGGACAGACTTTTGGCTGTTTTGAGATACCAGTTTGGAAGACACAGCATAAAGAAGCATGAATAGACCTAAGGCAATCTTCATCTTAGGTGGCACCGGAGACTTGGCAAAGAAAAAACTTCTGCCTGCACTTGCAAAAATTAGAAAAAACAGAGATGACTTAAAGGTAGTTTATTCATTGGCACGTTCCAAAAGCGAGGAGTGGGAAACTATAGCCTGTAATTTAGACCCAGACTTTAGAATTTTTTGCAACTTCATTCCCTTTGATGTCTCAAAGTGGGAAGATTATCTAAGATTGGGTCAAGTTTTGGAAGGGCTTAGTGGATACGAGCTCATATTTTATCTGTCCCTTTCGCCATTCCTTTATGAGCAGGCTATACTAAACCTTGGAAGACTGCTGAGAAACTTTTCCAATCCCAGAAAGCTGGTGGTGGAAAAACCCTTTGGTTTTGATTTGAGCTCTGCCCAAAAGTTAAACAACCTTCTTTACAGATACTTCATAGAAGAAGAAATATACAGAATAGACCACTTTTTGGGAAAAGACACTGTCCAGAACATCTTCTCCCTTAGGTTTTCTAACACCATATTTGAGGGGGTATGGAACAAAAACTTTATTGACCATGTGCAGATAGTGGCAATAGAGGATGTGGGTGTGGAAAACAGAATAGACTTCTACGATAAAGTAGGAGCTGTAAGGGACATGCTACAAAACCATCTACTTCAAATGCTTGCCTTTACTGCGATGGAACCTCCCTGTCTTATGACTCCCCAGTTTATAAGGGACGAAAAGGTTAAAGTTTTGAGAAGTTTAGACATATCCGAGTTCGTTAAAGGACAGTATGAAGGATATCCCAAGGAAGGCTCTCGCACAGAAACTTTTGTGGCAGTTAAAGCTTACATTGAAAACCTAAGATGGCAAGGTGTGCCTTTTTATCTTATGACTGGGAAAAAGCTTGGCAAAAAGCTCACCCAAATTACAGTGGTGTTTAAAGAAATCCCAAAAAGTTTTGTCTCTTTGTTGGACTGTGCGCCAAAGCAAAATCGCATAACCTTTCAGGTAGCACCAAAGAACAGCCTAAGCATAGCCTTTGAACTAAGACCACCTACGGGCAAGTTTATAGCATGTCCAATAGAAACTGTTATGGAATATAACATAGAAGAATCCATAGGACAACCTTTGCCAGAAGCTTATGAGACCTTACTTGAGGACATACTGGACTCGGATCAAAGCCTTTTCATAAGAGCGGACGAGATAGAGGTAATGTGGGAAAAGGTAGAACCCTTGCTTTCTGAACAGGAGCTGGAGGTCTATAAGGAAGCTACTATCCCCAACGGTGCCATAAAGCTTATGGAAAAGGACCGTAGAAACTGGATCCTGTAGATGGAGAAAAGATTACTTTTGCTATTCCTTAGGCTTTCTAATGTTTTCCTCAGAAGAAAGGACCAAATAAACATCGCACTGGCAGGCGGTAAAACACCTATGGAATTTTACAGGCTTCTTTCAAAACAAAACTTGCCTTGGGAAAAGTTCTCTTTCTTTTTAACGGACGAAAGGTATGTTCCGCTGGACTCTGACAAAAGCAATTACAAGAACATAAAAGAAAACCTGGGAGAAAAGGCTAAGCTTTATCCGGTGGATACAAGCCTTCCCATAGATAGAGCTTGCGTGGAGTATTCAAAGCTTTTGCCAAAAAGTTTGGACATAGCCCTTTTGGGAGTGGGAGAGGACGGACATACCGCTTCTTTGTTTCCAAGGGCAGAGTGTAAGAAAGTTACCGAAAAGGTATGTATTTCTTCAGCACCCGATGGAACACAAAGAGTTTCTCTAAGCTACGAGTATTTAAATCTTTCTTGCGTGGTGATCTTTGCTTTAAAAGGTCCAACAAAAATAGAAGCATACCAAAAGCTGTTGAGAGGGGACGATATACCAGCAAGCAAAGTAAAAGGCAGAAGAAAAACCTTTGTAGTTTTTCAGCCATAAAAGTTCTTCGCATTTTGCCCTGCGTTGTGTTATAATTTCTAATAAGTCTGTGGGTCCAAAAGGGGACCCATGTCAAATTGGCAACTGAATATGGTGTGGTTTCCTTAAAGGGTATTCCTCTAATTCTTTTAGTGATGGGCTTCGGAGGGCAATAAAATTGTGGTTTTTACTACTTTCTTCTTCTTGCGTCTCATAACTTTTAAATTTATGCCTTTATGCAAAAACATAAAGTCATAATTATGTAATTGCACAAAGTCATAATTATGCACGATTGTTTAAAGCATTGGGAGACAAGGACTTAAATTTGACAATAACACACTCAACTTTGCACAACCTCGGATTTTCGGAAAATAACCTTCATTTGCGAGGGGTACCCCCTTGATAAAATTATTGATTTGTCTTATTTTGATTAAGGTGGTAAGTTGGGGTTCTAAGCCCACTGTGTGGGATGGAGACAACTCACGCTCTATTCTTGTTATCGTCGTTTCCGAGAGTTCTAAGCCCACTGTGTGGGATGGAGACGCTTCTCTACCGACAATATCCTCAAACCTAAAAGACTGTGTTCTAAGCCCACTATGTGGGATGGAGACTGGCACTACCTCCTTTTATTGGATTTTTTGTTTCTTTGTGTTCTAAGCCCACCGTGTGGGATGGAGACACTTGCTTTGCTGGGATTTTGCCCAGCGGAGAATGAGTTCTAAGCCCACTGTGTGGGATGGAGACATCATGCACCCACACTTCTTCAAATGGGGTTTCAATCACTGTTCTAAGCCCACCGTGTGGGATGGAGACATATCTGGTCTTAGTTTATGGATTACGTAATCGTTATAGTTCTAAGCCCACTGTGTGGGATGGAGACTTCCAGCCAGTTTCCTTCAAAGACTATTGTCTTTACCTCTGTAGTTCTAAGCCCACTGCGTGGGATAAGGAGCTTACCTTTGTTTGGCAATTTGACAGCAACGTGAATTTGAAAGATGGAAAACGGATTCATAGCTTACCTTCTGATAGTGATTGCTCTCTTTTTGTTTTTTGGCTTAGCACTTTTGGTTTTAGCATACTTTCTAAATCTCATCTCTGAAGCCTTTCTTCTCGTCGCCTCTTTTATAAAGCTCGCAAAGCTTTTTAGACCAAAAAAATTTCTGAATTCCCAATGAACTGTGTGGAGTTGAAATAAAGACTGTGATAAGCTTGTTTGCCTGTGGAGTTGAAAATGAAAAAACTCCTTTCCTTTGCACTCTTTGACTCCGGAGAGACTATTCTTGGAGCGCTAATTTTTTCCACCTTTTATCCCCTTTACATAACTCAGCACATAGACCCCAAGCTTTACTCTTTCTTATACGGCCTTGCTTTCTTTTTTTCCTTTTTTATAGCCTTGCCTTTGGCAAAGGTGGCAGACAGCAAAGCCTTCAGAAAGCAATTTTTCACACTCTTTACCCTTTTGACCGTTTTTATGGGTGCGTTTTTGAGCTTAACAGCGCACAATCCACAAAGAAACCTCTTTATTTACCTGTGCATGGTAGTTTTTCACCAACAGGCTATGGTGTTTTATAACTCCCTGCTTGCGGGGCTTACTCAAAGAGGTTTTGCCTCGGGCTTTGGAGTGGCCTTTGGATACTTAGGGTCTTCCGTAAGCCTTATCTTTTTGGCAAGTTGGCTGAAAGTGCCGGAGGTATTCTATCAGGTTTCCCTTCTGTTTTTGATTTTAGCCCTTCCTGCCATAGCAAACTTGCCCAACCCATCTTCCAAAAAAAGAGTAAGCATAAGACAAGTAATAAGCGACAAAAAATTCTTACTTCTCATACTTTCCATCCTAAGCCTTACCGAAGTAGCCAATACGCTTATAGCCATGATGGGTGTTTATCTGAAGAATGCCTACATGCTTGAGGAAAGGGAAATCTACAGGGTGATAGGGCTATCTGCTTTGGGTGGAGTGCTGGGTGGAATAGTCTTTGGAGTGCTAACGGACAAGTTGGGAGTTAGAGCGGTTTTCCCTATGGGGTTTCTACTTTGGCCTTGTTTTTTACTTTTGCTATTTTTCATACCAAGGGACTTTGTTTTGATCTTGGGACTTTTGGGAGGGCTTTCTCTTTCGCACCTTTGGACTACCTCAAGGGTTTTGCTGATAGAAAGGTTTCCCGCAGAAGAAGTTTCCGTCAGGATGTCCTTTTTGTCTTTAACTGAAAGGATCGCATCCACCACAGGGCTTTGGACCTGGAGCCTTTTTATGCTTCTTACTCAAAACAACTACAAGCTGTCCGCTTTGTTGATGATTGTCTTCCCAACGCTGGGTTTTTTACTTTACTGGTTTTCCAAAAGATAGCATTCCCACCTGGGTGGGCTTAGGTTAATTCCACAACCAAGGGAAGAAAGGTCGTAAATTTTAAAGTGCTTTGGTTCAGATGGTGTATGAACAAACAAAAAAGCGGTAGCCTGAGGTATGTATTTGTCCTTTTCCTTCCAAGACTTTATCGTCAAGATGATTTTTCTTAGCTCTTCCTTTACCTGTTGGGAGGTAAGCTTAGTTTGGGAAGAATTGTCCCTAAGTATCCACACGCCTTCTGGGATGTTTTCCAATATCTCCAAAGCCCTGTCTTCTGAAGGTATCCCGTAAAAACGCACAGTATAATTTTAATTCACTATGGAAATTTTTGTGCTTGATACCAGCGTTTTCACAAATCCAGACATATACTCACAGTTTGAAAAGGATCAATTGGGAGCCATAGAAAATTTTCTCTCTCTTGCTTCCCATGCAAAAGCCCAGTTTTACATGCCCACCTCTGTTTATGAAGAGTTTAACAAGATGGTCTCTTTGGGAGAGCTAAAGCCAAAGTTTGAGCTTGTGGTGCGCATAAGGTCTCCAAGACGGTTTAATCTAATGATCCCGGCGGAATTTCTGTATGAGTTTATAGAAGAAGTAAGATACAGAGTAAATAAGGGTTTAAGGGTAGCAGAAGAGCACACAAGGGAAGCGGGCAGGCTTTCAGAAACAGAAACTGGCAAAGTGATAAACAAGCTTAGGGAAAAATACAGAGAAGCACTCCGAAGTGGAATAATAGACAGTAAAGAAGATGCGGATGTTTTATTGCTTGCCTACGAATTGGACGGAATCCTCATAACAGGAGATGAAGGACTACATCGTTGGGCAGACAGGGTTGGAATAAAGCTCGTAGACCCAAAGAGCTTTAGATACATCTTGGAAAGCTTAGCAGGTATTAGATGATAGCTATCATATTGCATACTTTAAAAATCTTCTTATCTTTTGACTAAAACTTTTTAAGGAGGTAAGCCATGCAGCAAGCAGTTTATAACTTTTTTGCTACAGAGAGGGCAGTACAA
Proteins encoded in this region:
- a CDS encoding DUF2192 domain-containing protein yields the protein AFTSVIGALKYAPQLGIDKDIAGAYVIGRKALGFKEEIPENYLKLLSDKEYLEYAICTYEKKEKELKEKLKKETNQYKRNAINSELKQVQKAKDLLLEKLKSLQDEPSSCEGANGRNPKQGGTKKVSQSAWQVLKAALLFPVLGKILPRDLSPLKPLLVEGAWDRVRRRLVPLEVGGTSQ
- a CDS encoding bacteriohemerythrin; amino-acid sequence: MVLRKEDLPMVSNAIMNALHEDELEIINELHQACQEGNADVVDQLLQLLIQDIEDHFTTEEELMREAEFFAYPMHKAEHDSMRKRIGELLERWRKHKEPKEVQKFIEEELVSWLLLHIARWDATTAEAV
- the gnd gene encoding phosphogluconate dehydrogenase (NAD(+)-dependent, decarboxylating) codes for the protein MGEIFIVGLGRMGQGIGRRLVRFGHKVGGFDVNQKSREEASGYFSVFDSLSYVKEFFEGRKVVWLMVPHGVVDEAIKEIVPYLDKEDILIDGGNSYYKDSQRRYEELKSKGIYFLDVGVSGGVYGEELGYCLMVGGDKNAFEFVEPMLKDLSYEGRGYAYLGPSGAGHFAKMVHNGIEYAIMEAIGEGFELLKESGFNYDLKEIARIYNTGSVIRSWLMELVQKSFEEFGELENIKPYVEDTGEGRWTTLEAVDLGVPVPVIALSLFMRFRSRQENSFRDRLLAVLRYQFGRHSIKKHE
- a CDS encoding glucose-6-phosphate dehydrogenase: MNRPKAIFILGGTGDLAKKKLLPALAKIRKNRDDLKVVYSLARSKSEEWETIACNLDPDFRIFCNFIPFDVSKWEDYLRLGQVLEGLSGYELIFYLSLSPFLYEQAILNLGRLLRNFSNPRKLVVEKPFGFDLSSAQKLNNLLYRYFIEEEIYRIDHFLGKDTVQNIFSLRFSNTIFEGVWNKNFIDHVQIVAIEDVGVENRIDFYDKVGAVRDMLQNHLLQMLAFTAMEPPCLMTPQFIRDEKVKVLRSLDISEFVKGQYEGYPKEGSRTETFVAVKAYIENLRWQGVPFYLMTGKKLGKKLTQITVVFKEIPKSFVSLLDCAPKQNRITFQVAPKNSLSIAFELRPPTGKFIACPIETVMEYNIEESIGQPLPEAYETLLEDILDSDQSLFIRADEIEVMWEKVEPLLSEQELEVYKEATIPNGAIKLMEKDRRNWIL
- the pgl gene encoding 6-phosphogluconolactonase gives rise to the protein MEKRLLLLFLRLSNVFLRRKDQINIALAGGKTPMEFYRLLSKQNLPWEKFSFFLTDERYVPLDSDKSNYKNIKENLGEKAKLYPVDTSLPIDRACVEYSKLLPKSLDIALLGVGEDGHTASLFPRAECKKVTEKVCISSAPDGTQRVSLSYEYLNLSCVVIFALKGPTKIEAYQKLLRGDDIPASKVKGRRKTFVVFQP
- a CDS encoding MFS transporter — translated: MKKLLSFALFDSGETILGALIFSTFYPLYITQHIDPKLYSFLYGLAFFFSFFIALPLAKVADSKAFRKQFFTLFTLLTVFMGAFLSLTAHNPQRNLFIYLCMVVFHQQAMVFYNSLLAGLTQRGFASGFGVAFGYLGSSVSLIFLASWLKVPEVFYQVSLLFLILALPAIANLPNPSSKKRVSIRQVISDKKFLLLILSILSLTEVANTLIAMMGVYLKNAYMLEEREIYRVIGLSALGGVLGGIVFGVLTDKLGVRAVFPMGFLLWPCFLLLLFFIPRDFVLILGLLGGLSLSHLWTTSRVLLIERFPAEEVSVRMSFLSLTERIASTTGLWTWSLFMLLTQNNYKLSALLMIVFPTLGFLLYWFSKR
- a CDS encoding RNA ligase partner protein, with amino-acid sequence MEIFVLDTSVFTNPDIYSQFEKDQLGAIENFLSLASHAKAQFYMPTSVYEEFNKMVSLGELKPKFELVVRIRSPRRFNLMIPAEFLYEFIEEVRYRVNKGLRVAEEHTREAGRLSETETGKVINKLREKYREALRSGIIDSKEDADVLLLAYELDGILITGDEGLHRWADRVGIKLVDPKSFRYILESLAGIR